The proteins below are encoded in one region of Terriglobales bacterium:
- a CDS encoding tetratricopeptide repeat protein has product MKRETLELLLGGFVHLRATKFLALLITLAIGARAADQLDQLVDGGHWKRAAAAVDAALQKNPNDAHALRLKARVRMIYGDLEGAEGLAKKAVELDPKSADAHYWLARVYGEQAGKASFFKQIGLARNVRKELDAALAIDPKHGQAHYVYMIYYWDAPGIVGGDKNKARAEAQEVMKIDAVRGYMALAELAEKEKQVDKLPDLYRKQHDANPNNYETAITWCSYLTSKSRWAEAEKCSRDLEKLDPTRSNAYTLLAVVYASQKRWPDLDTTLALAEKNVPDNLVPYYQAGRVIVTDASGSDYARAERYFRKYLTQEPEPGQPKLAAAHWRLGLALEKQGHKADAYKEVEIATKMDPKLEAAQADLKRLR; this is encoded by the coding sequence TTGAAACGTGAAACTCTGGAGCTGCTGTTGGGAGGATTTGTGCACCTTCGCGCAACGAAATTCCTGGCGTTGCTGATCACGCTTGCCATCGGCGCGCGCGCCGCCGATCAACTCGACCAATTGGTTGATGGCGGCCACTGGAAGCGCGCCGCCGCAGCGGTTGACGCCGCGCTGCAGAAGAACCCGAACGATGCGCACGCGCTGCGCCTGAAGGCGCGCGTCCGCATGATTTACGGCGACCTGGAAGGCGCCGAGGGTCTCGCGAAGAAGGCGGTCGAGCTCGATCCCAAGAGCGCCGACGCGCACTACTGGCTGGCTCGCGTCTACGGCGAGCAGGCGGGCAAGGCGAGCTTCTTCAAACAGATTGGCCTGGCGCGCAACGTCCGCAAGGAACTCGATGCGGCGCTGGCCATCGACCCGAAGCACGGGCAGGCGCACTACGTTTACATGATCTATTACTGGGACGCGCCCGGCATCGTGGGCGGCGACAAAAACAAGGCGCGCGCCGAAGCTCAGGAAGTCATGAAGATTGACGCGGTGCGCGGCTACATGGCGCTGGCCGAACTTGCCGAAAAAGAAAAGCAGGTGGACAAGCTGCCCGACCTGTACCGGAAGCAGCACGACGCCAACCCGAACAACTACGAGACCGCCATCACCTGGTGCAGTTACCTGACGAGCAAGTCACGCTGGGCCGAGGCGGAGAAGTGCTCGCGCGACCTGGAGAAGCTGGACCCCACGCGCAGCAACGCGTACACGCTGCTGGCCGTCGTCTATGCCAGCCAGAAGCGCTGGCCGGACCTGGACACGACGCTTGCGCTGGCGGAGAAAAACGTCCCCGACAACCTGGTGCCGTACTACCAGGCCGGACGCGTGATCGTGACGGATGCCAGCGGCAGCGACTATGCGCGCGCCGAACGCTACTTCCGCAAATACCTCACCCAGGAGCCCGAGCCCGGCCAGCCCAAGCTCGCGGCCGCCCACTGGAGGCTCGGCCTGGCGCTGGAGAAGCAGGGCCACAAAGCCGACGCCTATAAAGAGGTGGAGATCGCGACGAAAATGGATCCCAAGCTCGAAGCGGCGCAGGCGGATTTGAAGCGGCTGAGGTGA